The following are from one region of the Acidobacteriota bacterium genome:
- a CDS encoding redoxin domain-containing protein, with the protein MKRKSVVKLLSAGLMAAAAILSPGLAPQLRADDKQPAPMKLKVGDTAPDFKLHYFDGNDLKEVSLSQYRGKKNVVLAFYIFAFTGG; encoded by the coding sequence ATGAAGCGAAAGTCCGTAGTGAAACTATTGAGCGCTGGATTGATGGCGGCGGCGGCCATTCTTTCCCCAGGACTCGCGCCGCAACTGCGAGCCGACGATAAACAGCCCGCGCCGATGAAACTAAAAGTCGGCGATACGGCGCCCGATTTCAAACTGCACTACTTCGACGGAAACGATCTGAAAGAAGTTTCCCTGAGCCAGTATCGCGGCAAGAAGAACGTCGTGTTGGCGTTCTATATATTTGCGTTCACCGGTGGTTGA
- a CDS encoding peroxiredoxin family protein: MKAFQQNLQKLEATDTQVLGVSMDSAFANKAFADSIGVTFPLLSDWGGDITRQYGIYLDKYKAPRRINFLIGKDGKILEEQLDDSAIDPTKIVDACERKKLNR; the protein is encoded by the coding sequence ATGAAGGCTTTCCAGCAGAATTTGCAGAAGCTGGAAGCCACTGACACCCAGGTTCTGGGTGTAAGCATGGATAGCGCCTTCGCCAACAAAGCCTTCGCCGACTCCATCGGCGTGACCTTCCCGCTACTGAGCGACTGGGGAGGAGACATCACCCGCCAATACGGCATCTACCTGGACAAATACAAAGCGCCGCGCAGGATTAATTTTCTGATCGGCAAAGACGGGAAGATTCTGGAAGAGCAACTGGACGACTCCGCCATCGATCCAACGAAAATTGTGGATGCGTGCGAGCGCAAGAAACTGAATCGATAA
- a CDS encoding PQQ-dependent dehydrogenase, methanol/ethanol family: protein MMRKSWPRRLAVASLACCLGGNGPSARAQELSKAASQGKQAVVEDVTASPNGKNWTSYNGDYSGQRYSSLSSINATNASHLRAAWIFHADNTTKLEVTPVVYNGVMYVTAANTLTALDARTGRELWKHERAVSSGLLDDAAAHKNRGVGLWRNRVYMETDDARLLCMDSRSGRLLWDVTFADIRKGYGATSAPLVVKDEVIVGSSGGDSGVRGFLSAFDAETGTLRWKFWTIPSPGEPGSSSWPGDAYLHGGATTWMPGTYDPELNLLYWTTSNPAPDFAGESRPGDDLYTDCVLAIDADTGKLKWYFQFTPHDLFDYDANETPVLIDVDDHGVRRKLLVQANRNGFLYFLDRTNGKFLKATRFLNEVTWAKGIDDTGRPNLTGLIPTPDGTRICPGIEGATNWYSPSYNPAIRMFYFLALENCDMFFSKPSEFKEGETYYSTGTKRIQTAERQKILLAYSIPDGTQVWRYPQIGKGTSWAGTLATAGGVVFFGDDSGSFAAVDARTGHPLWDFNTGQTIRASPMSYEVDGVQYVALAAGSTVVSFSLPH, encoded by the coding sequence ATGATGAGGAAGTCTTGGCCTCGCAGGTTGGCCGTCGCAAGCCTTGCTTGCTGCCTGGGTGGGAATGGCCCGTCAGCGCGCGCTCAAGAACTGTCGAAAGCCGCTAGCCAAGGCAAACAGGCCGTCGTAGAAGATGTGACTGCCAGCCCGAACGGAAAGAATTGGACGTCTTACAACGGAGACTACTCCGGGCAACGGTACAGCAGCCTGAGTAGCATCAACGCAACCAATGCTTCGCACTTGCGGGCCGCGTGGATATTCCATGCCGACAACACCACGAAATTGGAGGTCACGCCCGTCGTCTACAACGGGGTCATGTATGTGACCGCCGCAAATACCCTGACTGCATTAGACGCACGTACGGGGCGTGAATTGTGGAAACACGAACGCGCCGTGAGCAGCGGATTGCTCGATGACGCTGCCGCCCACAAGAATCGAGGCGTGGGTCTCTGGCGAAACCGCGTCTATATGGAAACCGACGATGCCCGCCTGCTTTGCATGGATAGCCGCTCGGGTCGTTTGCTTTGGGATGTAACGTTCGCCGATATCAGAAAAGGTTATGGCGCGACCAGTGCTCCACTCGTTGTCAAAGACGAAGTCATTGTTGGCTCTTCGGGCGGCGACAGCGGAGTGCGTGGCTTTCTTTCGGCCTTCGATGCGGAAACGGGTACATTGCGATGGAAGTTTTGGACGATACCGTCCCCCGGAGAACCTGGCTCTTCCAGCTGGCCAGGCGACGCCTATCTCCATGGCGGCGCCACGACTTGGATGCCAGGCACGTACGACCCTGAACTCAATCTCCTCTATTGGACCACCAGCAACCCCGCACCGGATTTCGCTGGAGAGTCGCGTCCGGGAGATGATTTATATACGGATTGCGTTTTGGCCATAGATGCCGATACCGGAAAGTTGAAGTGGTACTTTCAATTCACTCCGCATGATCTGTTCGACTACGACGCGAACGAAACTCCTGTATTAATTGACGTCGATGATCATGGAGTGCGGCGCAAGCTGCTCGTACAGGCCAACCGGAACGGCTTTCTGTATTTTCTCGACCGGACAAATGGAAAATTCCTCAAGGCGACACGGTTTCTAAACGAAGTAACCTGGGCCAAGGGGATCGATGACACTGGCCGCCCCAATCTCACCGGGCTCATCCCGACGCCAGACGGCACACGCATCTGCCCCGGCATAGAAGGTGCGACGAACTGGTATTCCCCTTCCTATAATCCCGCGATTCGGATGTTCTATTTCCTGGCGCTAGAGAATTGCGACATGTTCTTTTCGAAACCTTCGGAGTTCAAAGAGGGAGAGACCTACTACTCCACCGGTACAAAGCGAATCCAGACGGCAGAGCGGCAGAAGATACTCCTGGCTTATAGCATCCCTGATGGAACCCAGGTTTGGCGCTATCCCCAGATCGGGAAAGGGACGTCCTGGGCAGGAACCTTGGCGACCGCCGGCGGCGTTGTATTTTTTGGGGACGACTCCGGATCGTTTGCAGCCGTCGATGCACGCACCGGTCATCCGCTGTGGGATTTCAACACCGGCCAAACAATCCGCGCTTCTCCGATGAGCTATGAGGTGGACGGAGTGCAATATGTAGCGCTAGCTGCCGGGAGCACCGTCGTTTCCTTCTCGCTACCGCACTGA